Proteins encoded by one window of Pseudomonadota bacterium:
- a CDS encoding sugar phosphorylase — MSADGNNSHIQVIHDHEPDYTRPLYHYSDAVQEKLRKRLTFIYNEETAERYLPELERILQVYYAHKPLDMIEEEANYNPANRFTEKDVILITYGDLLQGEEPSPLTTLKNFCETYLEGTINTVHILPFFPYSSDRGFSIIDFNTVDPKLGTWNDIRELGQHYRLMFDGVINHISAKSRWFQEFLNGNPYYKNFFITFDSPDDLTEEQRHLIFRPRTSDILVKFATINGPAYVWATFSADQIDLNYKNPDVLMRVLEVLLLYVCHGASIIRLDAVTFLWAEPGTRCVHLEETHEIVKLFRDILDAVAPRVALITETNVPHEENISYFGNGHDEAQMVYNFALPPLVLHTFYAEDATALSRWASGLDTNSPTTTFFNFLDSHDGIGLMAVKNILNWEELDNIVKKTLDHGGFISYKTGSNGQEEPYEANITWFSALSHDEEDHGDLAFQVKRFVASRCIALVLPGVPGIYLHSLIGSKNDVESVLKTDSKRDINRRVIDGKLITEALQDPLSKISRISRELGRLITIRGRKRAFHPGGKQQILSLAPTVFSVLRLAPEGDQFILALINVANKACHLEIDCTRLKLEDVCIVENHWYDIVSGMEWLAEDGELSITMMPYDVMWLESC; from the coding sequence ATGTCTGCAGACGGCAATAACAGCCATATTCAGGTAATACATGATCATGAGCCTGATTACACCAGGCCCCTATATCATTATTCTGACGCGGTCCAGGAAAAACTCCGGAAACGACTGACATTCATCTATAATGAGGAAACCGCGGAACGCTACTTGCCGGAGCTGGAAAGAATATTACAGGTTTATTACGCCCATAAACCTCTTGATATGATTGAAGAGGAAGCCAACTATAACCCCGCAAACCGGTTTACGGAAAAAGATGTGATCCTGATAACCTACGGGGACCTGCTTCAGGGTGAAGAACCTTCACCGTTGACCACCCTGAAAAATTTTTGTGAAACGTATCTTGAAGGAACTATCAACACGGTACATATCCTGCCATTTTTTCCCTATTCATCGGATCGGGGATTTTCCATTATTGATTTCAATACTGTCGACCCAAAGTTGGGAACCTGGAACGACATCAGGGAACTGGGCCAACATTATCGGCTGATGTTTGACGGCGTCATCAACCATATTTCCGCCAAAAGCCGCTGGTTCCAGGAATTTCTTAATGGGAACCCCTATTATAAAAACTTTTTCATCACCTTTGACTCCCCGGATGACTTGACCGAAGAACAGCGTCACCTGATTTTTCGCCCCCGAACTTCGGATATCCTGGTAAAATTTGCGACTATCAATGGCCCAGCCTATGTCTGGGCGACATTTTCCGCTGACCAGATTGACCTGAATTATAAAAACCCTGACGTACTGATGCGGGTGCTTGAAGTTCTGCTCCTGTATGTCTGCCATGGGGCTTCCATCATTCGGCTGGACGCCGTCACCTTCCTGTGGGCGGAACCCGGTACCCGGTGCGTCCACCTGGAAGAAACACATGAAATTGTTAAGTTATTCCGAGACATCCTCGATGCTGTGGCCCCGCGGGTAGCCCTGATCACCGAAACTAACGTTCCCCATGAGGAAAATATCTCCTATTTCGGCAATGGCCATGACGAAGCCCAGATGGTCTACAATTTTGCCCTGCCACCGCTGGTATTGCATACCTTTTACGCCGAAGACGCCACAGCTCTTTCCCGTTGGGCCTCGGGGCTTGATACGAATTCACCAACCACCACTTTTTTTAATTTCCTTGATTCCCATGATGGCATTGGCCTGATGGCGGTAAAAAATATCCTCAACTGGGAAGAACTCGATAATATTGTCAAAAAAACCCTGGATCACGGCGGATTTATTTCCTATAAAACCGGGAGTAATGGCCAGGAAGAACCCTATGAAGCCAATATTACCTGGTTCAGTGCTTTGAGCCATGATGAAGAAGATCATGGAGATCTGGCTTTTCAGGTAAAACGGTTTGTGGCTTCCCGCTGCATAGCCCTGGTGCTTCCCGGGGTCCCGGGAATCTATTTACACAGCCTGATCGGCAGCAAAAATGATGTGGAATCGGTGCTGAAAACCGATTCAAAACGGGATATCAACCGAAGGGTTATTGATGGAAAGCTGATAACTGAAGCCCTGCAGGACCCTTTATCAAAAATTTCCCGCATCAGTCGGGAACTGGGACGCTTGATTACCATCCGGGGGCGCAAACGGGCTTTTCATCCCGGCGGAAAGCAGCAAATCCTATCACTGGCACCGACAGTCTTTTCCGTCCTGCGGCTGGCTCCCGAGGGAGATCAATTCATCCTGGCG